In Bubalus bubalis isolate 160015118507 breed Murrah chromosome 3, NDDB_SH_1, whole genome shotgun sequence, a genomic segment contains:
- the GPR179 gene encoding probable G-protein coupled receptor 179: MDTRAVAMPSPAAGLLGCCFLFGWALGVPRTLRSLPALSSKVKPGSVPIWVPPEGAEAALAFLYSGDAQQLSGANCSERYEAPGAGARPGLPPVLWRAAGTVTQAANFLNMLLQANDIRESSVEEDMEWYQALVRSVAEGDPRAYRALLTFNPPPGASHLQLALQATRIGEETILQDLSGNRVQEESSTGALHPADLQKRVLTNDLGSLGSPKWPQGDGYVGDVQHVRLSPPFLECQEGRLRPGWLITLSATFYGLKPDLSPEVRGQVQMDVDLQSVDINQCASGPGWYSNTHLCDLNSTQCVPLESQGFVLGHYLCRCRPGFYGASNSLGSEEGAAQPPGQFGSPQGSPGRLLRCQPCAEGCASCLDATPCLVEEAPTLRAAVLACQTCCMLVIFLSMLVSYRCRQSKRIRASGVVLLEAILFGSLLLYFPVFILYFKPSVFRCIALRWVRLLGFAIVYGTIILKLYRVLQLFLSRTAQRGPHLSSGRLLRRLGLLLLLVLGFLAVWTAGVLEPGIQHTSLVTRGHTHTGRHFYLCHHDRWDYIMVVAEMLLLCWGSFLCYATRAVPSAFHEPRYMGIALHNELLLSAAFHAARFVLVPSLHPDWTLLLFFFHTHSTVTATLALIFIPKFRKPGAPPREEILDEVYEDELDLQRSGSYLNSSIASAWSERSLDPGDIRDELKKLYAQLEVHKTKEMAANNPHLPKKRASWRQGLGRSFMRYLAEFPEALARQHSRDSGSAGRGSLPGSSRRRLLSASLREPAAPPGLRKSRSTCEQDCDPHRDHSPPLVDSLLRRKLARKGPRSDSRESGESAAGPPALGFRSASAHNLTVCERLPRARPASLHKSLSVVAGAREKALLVASQAYLEETYRQAKEREERRKAEATLASPARRPSARRLERVRAAPVSAPPSPAKSRSVDSSHVSGRLHEEDARRLPHVPIRHQISTPIMATSGAGLGEPGMLSPTSSLAPALMPAPAPALAPIPVPPQSPNLLTYICPWENAELPVKKENVAQEGPSGPEQGNPSHAPARARLWRALSMAVEKRGPGENGMDTEDGRLQGETEEDENRPKVFSKSHSLKTPVQQGSMRSLGLAIKALTRSRSTHREKESGEGSPKEEKGRASGEGVGACPRSPRPGRPKGVSKQAALGPCDDEESLQNQQNAHTSRMLQVCHRDGSREQEDRGRRTSQCLGEGKVERAGKTGPATLRQLRQGTAGDKNAKQAKEAPVGWRELPKAGLQPLGSADPRVTEVCPWEVTESELCQPDTSNKAEICPWEVGGVPEEEALRQYLDASQGEKEKASGKSEPKDVVVVARKKPERLVRGQEAVCPWESADPGGVSPGSAPQDLDRTRGRSEAVGSVEPREVETHQWEAAGPGACTSDITTAELCPWEASEGQTGKPSQEGVKKLPQEKQKTPKKTIFWKEQKLGEGLESLCQWERTDFRGPSVVSTQAPGIPGCSGSLGSSITEVCPWEAGDTPAIGKAEICPWELGDEVVGKEMLSQGPGGKSPQEKWDTSRTGSFGEMGRWTGKAVQKLSQQQESVCPWESTAAGHSGPHLDNSSSKADGQLLSNKGSRAAQVCPPDLRSEGKGATPAKAEVCPWEVNERTTEDWTSGQAPKGRESQKDKEKMLETSGIKASPSWTKPEEQMPTQEAVCPWESVDPVSFTPQPGLQDTGGPKASFQMSGSVESKTAEICPWEAEETLPAEKAEVCPWEVSAGAGERRALGMEAIRQFSSKTSKPSADSGPSERAVATPERQAQEREWACPWESMDPGGSSWHSDTLGTDKPKPGVQELDRAGCRPLEVCPWEAEGAPTSEKVKVCPWEVDEGAPGKELEQEMRTDSVGQREKMLEKGRLTSLGEDRWKWETQLSQEQEAVCPWEKDLRAPSAQAPEVSDVSSRGVEEPSLEISDEAAEKGGLTQDPKMDSSPEHVAPEKAEVTAEDGEKVSSELQPVHLQESTAPRDSSSHPHSQCPDQPKAGSQTLPSAGDRLAKVCPWDASAMDAPKPDSGAKAETCPWEVTERTPEEGVSRQDGDEETQEEKGKAPEKPEHKAVALQEKPERADGKQEPAPQASESSKESPKAAGSVGASVAGPQEAQEAPPDKKTEICPWEVSQETAEKGGCEQEVDRESQGQREMFLQKEDSGGTEEHSSEEVKVSGEMEAICPWEGTRSEGLSPQPDAPATDQPKDSPHGASSMGSRVAELCQWEVTDPEGNKITGTMADIDTCLWEGTGAPSEESGLLALTATQKQMLCPTAPENPPCLLVQRPLGSFLPDSKSPHPKVNKPASTFTLEGVRELQVPSEPGPRTSLAPEPTLQEAMTQKSSSITEDQEVASETQLEELTPPTVYPWDWE, encoded by the exons ATGGACACCAGGGCAGTGGCCATGCCTTCTCCGGCAGCAGGGCTGCTAGGCTGCTGTTTCCTCTTTGGCTGGGCTCTGGGGGTTCCAAGGACCCTCCGCTCTCTGCCCGCACTGTCCTCCAAAGTCAAGCCAGGGTCTGTACCCATTTGGGTGCCCCCAGAGGGGGCTGAGGCAGCCCTGGCTTTTCTCTACTCTGGAGATGCTCAACAGCTGTCTGGGGCTAACTGCAGTGAGCGCTATGAAGCCCCCGGGGCAGGAGCCAGACCAGGGCTCCCCCCAGTCTTATGGAGAGCAGCAGGCACTGTGACCCAGGCCGCCAATTTCCTGAACATGCTGCTACAAGCCAACGACATCCGGGAGTCCAGTGTGGAAGAGGACATGGAATGGTACCAGGCATTAGTCCGCAGTGTGGCCGAGGGGGACCCAAGGGCATACCGGGCTTTGCTGACTTTTAACCCTCCACCAGGGGCCAGCCACCTGCAGCTGGCCCTGCAGGCCACCCGGATTGGGGAGGAGACCATCCTTCAGGACTTGTCCGGGAACAGGGTGCAGGAGGAGAGCTCAACTGGAGCCCTGCATCCCGCTGACCTGCAAAAGCGGGTGCTGACCAATGACCTAGGGAGCCTTGGCAGCCCCAAGTGGCCACAGGGGGATGGATATGTCGGGGACGTGCAGCACGTGAGACTGTCTCCTCCCTTCCTGGAATGCCAGGAGGGTCGACTGCGTCCCGGCTGGCTTATCACACTCTCAGCCACCTTCTATGGACTCAAGCCAGACCTCAGCCCGGAGGTCAG GGGGCAGGTGCAGATGGACGTAGACCTTCAGAGCGTGGACATCAATCAGTGTGCCAGTGGCCCAGGCTGGTATTCTAACACACACCTGTGTGATCTCAACAGCACCCAG TGCGTCCCCCTGGAGAGTCAGGGCTTTGTCCTTGGCCACTACCTCTGCCGCTGCCGACCTGGCTTCTACGGGGCAAGCAACTCCTTGG GCTCAGAGGAGGGTGCTGCCCAGCCTCCTGGGCAATTTGGGTCCCCTCAAGGCAGCCCCGGGAGGCTGCTGCGCTGCCAACCATGTGCCGAGGGCTGTGCCAGCTGCCTGGATGCCACGCCGTGCCTGGTGGAGGAAGCCCCCACGCTCAGGGCAGCAGTGCTGGCCTGTCAGACGTGCTGTATGCTGGTCATCTTCCTTAGCATGCTGGTCTCCTATCGCTGCCGCCAGAGCAAG AGGATCCGGGCATCTGGAGTGGTACTGCTGGAAGCCATCCTTTTCGGATCCCTGCTGCTCTACTTCCCT gtcTTCATCCTGTACTTCAAGCCCAGTGTCTTTCGCTGCATCGCCCTCCGCTGGGTCCGGCTGCTGGGCTTTGCCATTGTCTACGGCACCATTATACTCAAGCTTTATAG AGTGCTCCAGCTCTTTCTGTCTCGAACGGCCCAGCGGGGCCCCCACCTGAGCAGCGGGCGGCTGCTGCGGCGTCTGggcctgctcctgctgctggtgCTGGGCTTCCTGGCTGTGTGGACGGCAGGGGTCCTGGAGCCAGGCATTCAGCACACATCACTGGTAACACGGGGCCACACACACACGGGACGCCACTTCTACCTCTGCCACCACGACCGCTGGGACTACATCATGGTGGTGG CTGAGATGCTGCTCCTGTGCTGGGGCAGCTTCCTCTGCTACGCCACCCGGGCTGTCCCCTCAGCCTTCCACGAGCCACGATACATGGGCATCGCCCTGCACAACGAGCTGCTGCTTTCTGCCGCCTTCCACGCAGCCAG GTTTGTGCTGGTTCCCTCCCTGCACCCGGACTGGAcgctcctcctcttcttctttcaCACTCACAGCACAGTCACCGCCACGCTGGCTCTGATCTTCATCCCTAAG TTCCGGAAGCCAGGGGCTCCTCCCCGAGAGGAGATCTTGGATGAGGTGTACGAAGACGAGCTGGACCTGCAGCGCTCAGGCTCCTACCTCAACAGCAGCATCGCCTCAGCCTGGAGCGAGCGCAGCCTGGACCCTGGAGACATTCGG GACGAGCTGAAGAAGCTCTACGCCCAGCTCGAGGTTCATAAGACCAAGGAAATGGCTGCGAACAACCCCCACCTGCCCAAGAAGCGGGCCAGCTGGCGCCAGGGCCTGGGCCGCTCCTTCATGAGGTACCTGGCCGAGTTCCCCGAGGCGCTGGCCCGCCAGCACTCCCGGGACTCGGGCTCCGCGGGCCGCGGCAGCCTGCCCGGCTCTTCCCGCCGCCGGCTGCTCAGCGCCAGCCTCCGGGAGCCCGCCGCGCCGCCCGGCCTGCGTAAGTCCCGCAGCACCTGCGAGCAGGACTGTGACCCCCACCGGGACCACAGCCCGCCTCTGGTCGACTCGCTGCTGCGGAGGAAGCTGGCCCGCAAGGGGCCGCGATCCGACAGCCGCGAGTCCGGCGAGTCGGCGGCCGGGCCCCCCGCGCTGGGCTTCAGGTCGGCCAGTGCCCACAACCTGACGGTGTGCGAGCGGTTGCCCCGCGCCCGGCCCGCCTCGCTGCACAAGTCGCTGAGCGTCGTGGCCGGCGCCAGGGAAAAGGCCCTGCTCGTGGCCAGCCAGGCCTACCTGGAAGAGACGTACCGGCAGGCAAAGGAgcgggaggagagaaggaaggcagAGGCCACCTTGGCCAGCCCGGCGCGGAGACCCTCGGCCCGGAGGCTGGAGCGAGTTCGAGCAGCCCCCGTGTCGGCCCCACCTTCCCCGGCCAAGAGCCGCAGCGTGGACAGCTCCCACGTCTCCGGACGGCTGCACGAGGAGGACGCCAGAAGGCTGCCGCACGTGCCCATCCGGCACCAGATCTCCACACCCATCATGGCCACGTCCGGGGCGGGCCTCGGGGAGCCAGGGATGCTGTCTCCCACCTCCAGTTTGGCCCCAGCTCTGATGCCagctcctgcccctgccctggcACCCATCCCAGTACCCCCACAAAGCCCCAACCTACTTACCTACATCTGCCCGTGGGAGAATGCAGAACTGCCggtgaagaaagaaaatgtggctCAGGAAGGCCCCTCGGGGCCAGAGCAAGGCAACCCATCTCACGCCCCAGCTCGGGCCCGTCTCTGGAGGGCCCTCTCTATGGCAGTAGAGAAGAGGGGGCCTGGGGAGAATGGGATGGACACAGAGGATGGGCGTCTCCAGGGGGAAACTGAGGAGGATGAGAACAGGCCCAAGGTCTTCTCTAAATCCCACAGCCTCAAGACCCCTGTCCAGCAGGGTTCCATGCGCAGTCTGGGCCTGGCTATCAAAGCTCTGACCCGTTCTCGGagcacacacagggagaaggagAGCGGGGAAGGGAGTCCTAAGGAGGAGAAGGGCCGAGCTTCTGGAGAGGGCGTGGGGGCATGCCCCAGATCTCCCAGGCCAGGCCGGCCCAAGGGGGTGAGTAAGCAGGCGGCACTTGGCCCCTGTGATGACGAAGAGTCCCTCCAGAACCAACAGAATGCTCACACCAGCAGGATGCTCCAAGTCTGTCACCGGGACGGCAGCAGGGAACAAGAAGACAGAGGCAGGAGGACTTCCCAGTGTCTAGGGGAGGGGAAGGTTGAGAGAGCAGGTAAAACAGGCCCTGCCACACTGAGGCAACTCAGGCAGGGCACAGCTGGGGACAAAAATGCTAAGCAAGCAAAAGAAGCTCCTGTGGGGTGGCGGGAACTACCCAAAGCTGGCCTCCAGCCCCTGGGCAGTGCTGACCCCAGGGTGACAGAAGTGTGCCCCTGGGAAGTCACCGAGTCAGAACTGTGTCAGCCTGATACTAGCAACAAAGCTGAAATCTGCCCCTGGGAGGTGGGTGGAGTCCCTGAGGAGGAGGCCCTACGGCAGTATCTAGATGCCTCCCAAGGTGAGAAGGAGAAAGCCTCAGGAAAATCCGAGCCCAAAGATGTGGTTGTTGTGGCTCGGAAAAAGCCAGAGAGGTTGGTCAGGGGTCAGGAGGCAGTTTGTCCTTGGGAGAGTGCTGATCCTGGGGGTGTGTCTCCTGGGTCAGCCCCTCAGGACTTGGACAGAACCAGGGGCAGGTCTGAGGCAGTGGGCAGTGTGGAGCCTAGAGAGGTGGAGACGCATCAGTGGGAAGCCGCTGGCCCAGGAGCTTGTACATCTGACATCACCACGGCAGAGCTGTGTCCCTGGGAGGCAAGTGAAGGACAGACAGGGAAACCATCCCAGGAGGGAGTAAAGAAACTCCCCCAGGAAAAGCAGAAAACCCCCAAGAAAACAATCTTCTGGAAAGAACAGAAACTGGGTGAAGGCTTGGAGTCTCTTTGTCAGTGGGAAAGGACAGATTTCCGGGGCCCCTCAGTGGTTTCTACTCAGGCCCCAGGAATCCCTGGTTGCTCAGGGAGTTTGGGCAGTAGCATCACTGAAGTCTGTCCATGGGAGGCAGGAGATACTCCTGCCATTGGGAAGGCAGAGATCTGTCCCTGGGAGCTGGGTGATGAGGTAGTAGGGAAGGAAATGCTGAGTCAGGGGCCAGGTGGCAAATCTCCCCAGGAAAAGTGGGACACCTCCAGAACAGGGAGCTTTGGAGAGATGGGGAGATGGACTGGGAAAGCAGTGCAGAAACTTAGCCAACAGCAGGAGTCAGTGTGTCCGTGGGAAAGCACAGCTGCTGGGCACTCTGGCCCACATCTAGACAATTCCTCATCCAAAGCTGATGGCCAACTCCTCAGCAATAAAGGAAGTAGAGCAGCGCAGGTCTGTCCACCAGATCTCAGGTCAGAGGGAAAGGGAGCaacacctgccaaggcagaagtcTGTCCCTGGGAGGTGAATGAGAGAACGACAGAGGACTGGACATCAGGGCAGGCACCAAAAGGAAGAGAATCTCAAAAGGACAAGGAGAAGATGCTTGAAACATCAGGCATCAAAGCTAGCCCAAGTTGGACAAAGCCTGAGGAACAGATGCCAACGCAGGAAGCAGTCTGTCCCTGGGAGAGTGTGGACCCTGTCAGCTTCACCCCACAACCTGGTCTTCAAGACACAGGTGGACCCAAAGCCAGTTTCCAGATGTCTGGCAGTGTGGAAAGCAAAACTGCTGAGATTTGTCCCTGGGAGGCGGAGGAAACCCTGCCTGCCGAGAAGGCAGAGGTCTGTCCCTGGGAGGTGAGTGCTGGAGCTGGGGAGAGAAGGGCTTTGGGAATGGAGGCCATTAGGCAATTTTCAAGCAAAACGAGTAAGCCTTCTGCAGATTCTGGACCTAGTGAGAGAGCTGTTGCTACTCCAGAGAGGCAGGCCCAGGAGCGGGAATGGGCTTGCCCCTGGGAGAGCATGGATCCAGGGGGCTCCTCTTGGCATTCAGACACTCTGGGCACTGACAAGCCAAAACCTGGGGTCCAGGAGCTGGACCGTGCGGGGTGCAGACCACTGGAGGTATGTCCCTGGGAAGCGGAGGGAGCACCTACTAGTGAAAAAGTCAAGGTCTGTCCCTGGGAGGTGGATGAAGGAGCCCCTGGGAAGGAATTAGAACAAGAgatgagaactgactcagtggGGCAGAGGGAGAAAATGCTAGAAAAGGGGAGACTCACCTCCCTGGGAGAAGACAGATGGAAATGGGAAACACAACTGAGTCAAGAGCAGGAAGCTGTGTGTCCCTGGGAGAAGGACTTGAGGGCACCCTCTGCTCAGGCCCCTGAGGTCTCAGACGTGTCCAGCAGAGGGGTAGAGGAGCCCTCCCTGGAAATAAGTGATGAAGCAGCAGAGAAAGGGGGCCTGACGCAAGACCCAAAGATGGACTCCTCCCCAGAACATGTAGCCCCAGAAAAAGCAGAAGTCACTGCtgaagatggggaaaaagtgagcAGTGAACTACAACCTGTCCATCTCCAGGAGAGCACGGCCCCCAGGGactcctcctcccacccacaTAGTCAGTGCCCTGACCAACCTAAAGCCGGCTCGCAGACACTGCCCAGCGCTGGGGACAGGCTCGCTAAGGTCTGCCCGTGGGACGCTTCCGCCATGGACGCTCCCAAACCTGACAGCGGTGCCAAAGCTGAGACTTGTCCCTGGGAAGTGACTGAAAGAACCCCTGAGGAAGGGGTGTCAAGGCAGGATGGAGATGAGGAaactcaagaggagaaggggaaagcccCAGAAAAACCAGAGCACAAAGCTGTGGCCCTTCAGGAAAAGCCTGAGAGGGCAGATGGAAAGCAGGAACCAGCCCCACAAGCTTCCGAGAGTAGCAAAGAAAGTCCCAAGGCAGCAGGCAGTGTGGGGGCCAGCGTAGCGGGCCCACAGGAAGCGCAAGAAGCTCCCCctgataagaaaacagaaatctgcCCTTGGGAGGTGAGCCAAGAAACAGCAGAGAAAGGGGGATGTGAACAAGAGGTGGACAGAGAATCTCAAGGGCAAAGAGAAATGTTCCTGCAAAAGGAAGACTCTGGAGGGACTGAAGAACACTCTTCAGAAGAAGTAAAAGTCAGCGGAGAGATGGAGGCAATCTGCCCTTGGGAAGGCACAAGGTCAGAAGGGCTCTCTCCTCAGCCAGATGCTCCAGCCACGGACCAACCCAAAGACAGTCCCCATGGAGCAAGCAGTATGGGGAGCCGGGTGGCAGAGCTGTGTCAATGGGAAGTCACAGATCCcgaaggaaataaaataacaggCACCATGGCAGACATCGACACATGTCTCTGGGAGGGAACTGGAGCCCCATCTGAGGAATCTGGTCTCCTGGCTTTAACAGCAACTCAGAAGCAAATGCTCTGCCCCACAGCCCCTGAGAACCCACCATGCCTTTTAGTCCAGAGACCTTTGGGTAGCTTCCTTCCAGACAGCAAAAGCCCCCACCCCAAAGTGAACAAGCCAGCCAGCACCTTTACTCTGGAGGGTGTCAGAGAACTCCAAGTCCCTTCAGAACCTGGGCCGAGGACCAGCTTAGCCCCAGAGCCAACCCTCCAAGAAGCTATGACTCAGAAGTCTTCTTCCATAACTGAAGACCAAGAAGTAGCTTCTGAAACTCAACTTGAAGAACTCACCCCTCCAACTGTCTATCCTTGGGACTGGGAGTAA